Within Chelatococcus sp. HY11, the genomic segment GAGGATATCACTCGCTCGGTATTGACCCAGATTATCTTCGAGGAAGAGAATAAGCACGGTGAACACCTTCTGCCCGTTGCTTTCCTCAGGCAGCTCATCCGCTTCTATGGCGACAGCATGCAGGCGCTCGTACCGCGCTATCTCGAATTCTCTATCGATAACCTGACCCGGGACCAGCAGAAGCTGCGAGAGACGATGAGCCAGACTTTCGGTCCAGCCGCCGCCTTCCAGGCGATGGAGGAGCAGGTTCGCGCCAATATGTCCATGTTCAGCGAGGCGCTGCGTCTCTTCACCCCTTTTTCGGCTGCGCCTGGAATTCAACCCACGCCATCAAGCGCCGCGCCAGCACCGAAATCGCCGACGGACGAGGACGACCTCGGCGAACTGAGGCGTCAGGTGTCGGAAATGCAGGCGAGGCTTGATCGGATCGGCAAGGACTGATCGGAATAGGCCCGGCCCGGTGGAGCCTGCCTCTTGTCAGGGCGGATGTACCGGGCTTTGCCGCTGATAGAGCCGGGCTTGGGGAATCCCGATGCACCGCTAACGATCCATCACGCGTCTTCCGGATTGCCGGAAGCGCTGGGCCAGGACCTAGCTCGCCCGCATATCAATGAGCGGTGGCAGGACGCGGTTACGACGGGCGGTGGAGAGCTGCGGCCCTTCGTCCCACAGGGTGGCGGCGCCGATGTAATCGCCCTGCAGATAGGTCACGCCCCAATCGGCCAGGATCGATGCTGTTTCGCGATCCTCCACCCACTCCGCAACGGTGGCGATGCCTAGATGCTGGGCGAGTTCCACCAGCGTACGCGTGAAGAAGCGATCCTCCCTTGACCGGGAGAGGTTGCACACGAAGCTGCCGTCGATCTTGAGAATATCGACGGGGAAGCTCCGGAGATGTCTGAAGGACGTGTGTCCAGAGCCGAAATCGTCGATCGCGATGGTCACGCCGAGAAGCTTGAGAGTGGCGAGGCGCCCCTGCACGATATGGGGGTCATCGATCGCGGCGGTCTCTGTCAACTCGACGATGAGGCGCTGGGCGACGGATGGATTGGCGCCGAGATGAGCCGTGAAAGCCGCCCATGTATCGTTGGTTCGCAGCGTAAGCGGTGAAATATTGATCGCAAGCCGCTCGGTCGGTGCCTTGATGAGATGGTTCACCGCCAGCTGCAGTACTCGATAGTCGAATAGCGGAATAACACCGTGACGCTCGGCGAGAGGGACAGCTTCAGCCGCGCCCATGATGGTGCCGTCGGCAAGCCTGATGCGCACGAGGGCTTCGTGGAAGGCAATCTCATGCGTCTTGGCGGAGACCACGGGCTGGCCCGCGAGCATGACCTGCTGTTCGTTGAGCAGCCGGACAGGATCGACCAGCGTACCGAGCTCGGCTGAATTGACGACGGCCGGCGCCGCCATCTCTTCATGCGCCATGGTCTGGGTCACGAGCGCAAGGT encodes:
- the phaR gene encoding polyhydroxyalkanoate synthesis repressor PhaR codes for the protein MANETKPVVIKKYANRRLYHTGSSTYVTLEDLANMVRTGEDFVVYDAKTSEDITRSVLTQIIFEEENKHGEHLLPVAFLRQLIRFYGDSMQALVPRYLEFSIDNLTRDQQKLRETMSQTFGPAAAFQAMEEQVRANMSMFSEALRLFTPFSAAPGIQPTPSSAAPAPKSPTDEDDLGELRRQVSEMQARLDRIGKD
- a CDS encoding bifunctional diguanylate cyclase/phosphodiesterase translates to MRDLQSECPPDAGAAGVMTNWAHLAEALSSGMSEAVRSGVSFTLLVLALDNLDDLNGEFGSDAADEALNIVAGRIGKVARRRDQIIRHASNRFAVLLRGCPVAQVRGIAERMARAVEATPATTRRGAVQLRVRMGAVQVPDQGCSVEALLRNVSDALRSAKLRSADVHRSGDLALVTQTMAHEEMAAPAVVNSAELGTLVDPVRLLNEQQVMLAGQPVVSAKTHEIAFHEALVRIRLADGTIMGAAEAVPLAERHGVIPLFDYRVLQLAVNHLIKAPTERLAINISPLTLRTNDTWAAFTAHLGANPSVAQRLIVELTETAAIDDPHIVQGRLATLKLLGVTIAIDDFGSGHTSFRHLRSFPVDILKIDGSFVCNLSRSREDRFFTRTLVELAQHLGIATVAEWVEDRETASILADWGVTYLQGDYIGAATLWDEGPQLSTARRNRVLPPLIDMRAS